From a region of the Oryza sativa Japonica Group chromosome 6, ASM3414082v1 genome:
- the LOC9269306 gene encoding uncharacterized protein isoform X3 has product MLVSPSSVRALAFLHRRFPPPPPPPRPHLLQPPTHPAPPRSAMAFSAEPAAEEAEEEALPPVTGPGEVTAEEWRRWGTSSPLPAAVAAVVGELLEMEAEAGQKMRFGGVGSKIKGDFKDMEDKKHRAVYQTLADSDKKLQYFSARQIACRLLGSRGYLCQKCWLPMEDCMCAKLGSCNLWQGIRFWLYMHPKDFLRQNNTGKLLWQVFGIQAAPLCLFGIQEHEDIMWDAFQRSGKGKVSFLYPNKSTTPMSVKDLKFDGLNLSCDHPEEDVKDEPFNFVLLDGTWSNSAALYRRLKEPQCHFDC; this is encoded by the exons ATGCTGGTTTCTCCCTCCTCCGTGCGTGCCCTCGCCTTCCTCCATCGCcgcttccctccccctccccctccccctcgcccccacctcctccagccCCCCACCCACCCTGCTCCCCCGCGCTCTGCCATGGCCTTCTCCGCGGAGCCGGCGGCCGAAGAGGCTGAGGAGGAGGCCCTCCCGCCCGTCACCGGCCCCGGCGAGGTCACCGCGGAGGAGTGGAGGCGGTGGGGCACCTCCTCGCCGCTCCCggccgcggtggccgccgtcgtcggcgagctTCTCGAGATGGAGGCCGAGGCTGGCCAGAAGATGCGCTTCGGCGGCGTCGGCTCCAAGATTAAG GGTGATTTCAAAGACATGGAGGACAAGAAGCACAGGGCTGTCTACCAGACGCTCGCCGACTCGGACAAGAAGCTGCAGTACTTCTCCGCGCGGCAGATTGCTTGCCGCTTGCTAGGGAGTAGAGGATATCTGTGCCAGAAG TGTTGGCTGCCAATGGAAGATTGTATGTGTGCGAAGCTTGGTTCTTGCAATCTATGGCAGGGAATTAGATTCTGGCTATATATGCATCCGAAG GACTTTTTGCGCCAAAACAATACCGGAAAGTTACTATGGCAAGTATTTGGCATCCAAGCTGCACCCTTGTGTCTCTTTGGCATCCAAGAGCACGAAGACATTATGTGGGATGCTTTCCAGCGTTCAG GAAAGGGAAAGGTTTCATTTCTATATCCGAATAAGAGTACAACCCCCATGTCTGTCAAAGATCTTAAATTTGATGGTTTGAACTTGAGTTGTGATCATCCGGAGGAG GATGTGAAAGATGAACCTTTTAACTTTGTTTTGCTTGATGGTACATGGAGTAATTCTGCTGCATTATACAGAAGGCTCAAG GAACCCCAATGCCACTTCGACTGCTAA